One region of Glycine max cultivar Williams 82 chromosome 9, Glycine_max_v4.0, whole genome shotgun sequence genomic DNA includes:
- the LOC106794445 gene encoding LOW QUALITY PROTEIN: lysine-specific histone demethylase 1 homolog 1 (The sequence of the model RefSeq protein was modified relative to this genomic sequence to represent the inferred CDS: deleted 1 base in 1 codon), with product MNLYMSSFKRIIYGSGSQRNLILVSSKNKIIERSASMSDSTNTNPPPPPVAEPPPPPQSGSPENDVAMSPQNSSEDPDSSLPTQTTPEPAVPDSPDSATTRPDPNPPPRKRRRRKKFFTELTTGPSTRRNDVAKDCDVEALIAISVGFPVDSLTEEEIEANVVSTVGGSEQSNYIVVRNHILARWRSNVSVWLTHDRALRSIRSEHKGLVETAYRFLLEHGYINFGLAQEIQTLKLKPFDGSDRGTVIVIGAGFAGLVAARQLVFMGFKVVILEGRTRPGGRVKTKKMSGDGVEAAADFGGSVLTGINGNPLGVLARQLGLPLHKVRDICPLYLPDGRSVDSEVDSRVEVSFNKLLERVCKLRQAMIEEVKSVDVPLGTALEAFRRVYMVAEDKEERMLLNWHLANLEYANATLMSNLSMAYWDQDDPYEMGGDHCFIPGGNEKFVRALAEDLPIFYGRTVECVKYGSDGVLVYAGGQEFRGGMVLCTVPLGVLKKGDIEFVPELPQRKKDAIHRLGFGLLNKVAILFPYNFWGGDIDTFGHLTEDLSMRGEFFLFYSYSSVSGGPLLVALVAGEAAIRFEMMSPVESVKRVLDILKNIFNPKGIVVPDPVQAACTRWGKDHFAYGSYSYVAVGSSGDDYDILAESVGDGTVFLLERRLASSILQLCTGRFSVE from the exons TCCCCCCAAAACTCCTCCGAGGACCCAGACTCCTCCCTCCCCACCCAAACAACACCCGAGCCCGCCGTTCCAGACTCCCCGGACTCCGCCACAACCCGACCCGACCCGAATCCTCCGCCTCGAAAACGCCGCCGCCGCaagaaattcttcacggaactcACCACCGGGCCATCCACGCGCCGAAACGACGTCGCCAAGGACTGTGACGTGGAAGCCCTAATCGCGATCTCGGTAGGGTTTCCCGTGGATTCCTTAACCGAAGAAGAGATCGAAGCGAACGTGGTTTCCACCGTCGGAGGCTCCGAGCAATCCAACTACATCGTCGTCCGAAACCACATATTGGCGCGTTGGCGTTCCAACGTTTCGGTCTGGTTAACCCATGACCGGGCCCTCCGGTCGATCCGGTCCGAGCACAAGGGTTTGGTCGAAACCGCTTACCGGTTCCTGCTGGAGCACGGTTACATTAACTTCGGCCTCGCGCAGGAGATCCAAACCCTAAAGCTGAAACCTTTCGATGGGTCCGACCGAGGAACGGTGATTGTGATCGGTGCTGGGTTCGCGGGTTTGGTTGCGGCGAGACAATTGGTGTTCATGGGGTTTAAAGTTGTGATTTTGGAAGGTAGGACCCGACCCGGTGGGAGGGTTAAGACTAAGAAGATGAGTGGTGATGGGGTTGAGGCTGCAGCGGATTTCGGTGGAAGTGTCCTCACTGGAATAAACGGGAACCCTCTTGGGGTTCTTGCTAGACAATTGGGTTTGCCTTTGCATAAGGTTAGGGATATTTGTCCTCTCTATTTGCCTGATGGGAGGAGTGTTGACTCTGAGGTTGACTCTAGGGTTGAGGTTTCGTTTAACAAGCTGCTGGAGAGGGTTTGTAAGCTTAGGCAGGCGATGATCGAGGAGGTGAAGTCGGTGGACGTGCCCTTGGGGACGGCGTTGGAGGCTTTCCGAAGGGTTTATATGGTGGCTGAGGATAAGGAGGAGAGGATGTTGCTGAATTGGCACCTCGCGAATTTGGAGTATGCGAATGCGACGCTCATGTCAAATTTGTCAATGGCGTACTGGGATCAGGATGATCCCTATGAGATGGGTGGTGATCATTGCTTCATTCCTGGGGGGAATGAGAAATTTGTTCGCGCTTTGGCCGAGGATTTGCCAATTTTCTATGGGAGGACTGTGGAGTGTGTCAAGTATGGGAGTGACGGGGTGCTGGTTTATGCTGGTGGGCAGGAGTTTAGGGGGGGCATGGTGCTGTGTACTGTGCCGTTGGGGGTGCTAAAGAAGGGAGATATTGAGTTTGTGCCGGAGCTTCCTCAGAGGAAGAAGGATGCTATTCATAGGTTGGGGTTTGGGTTGTTGAACAAGGTTGCAATATTGTTTCCTTATAATTTCTGGGGTGGGGACATTGACACGTTTGGTCATTTGACCGAGGATTTGAGTATGAGAGGGGAGTTTTTTCTGTTCTATAGCTACTCCTCGGTGTCTGGGGGCCCGCTTCTGGTTGCGCTTGTTGCTGGGGAGGCTGCGATTAGGTTTGAAATGATGTCACCAGTGGAGTCTGTGAAGAGGGTGTTGGACATTctgaagaatatttttaatccGAAGGGGATTGTTGTTCCGGATCCAGTTCAGGCCGCGTGTACTCGGTGGGGGAAGGATCACTTTGCGTATGGATCTTACTCTTATGTTGCAGTTGGATCTTCAGGAGACGATTATGATATTCTTGCAGAGAGTGTTGGAGATGGGACAGTGTTC TTGCTGGAGAGGCGACTAGCAAGCAGTATCCTGCAACTATGCACGGGGCGTTTCTCAGTGGAATGA